Proteins co-encoded in one Paraburkholderia terrae genomic window:
- the fliT gene encoding flagellar protein FliT, with amino-acid sequence MNDSLTRALDLTHALESAVSQQDWARASAIVEERSPLLMSLRPEQTPEALEKIRAIQRIDAGLSQQTRTGMDRLTERHGDALQRIKSVSLYHATGML; translated from the coding sequence ATGAACGATTCGCTGACTCGCGCACTCGACCTGACCCACGCTCTCGAAAGCGCGGTTTCGCAACAAGACTGGGCGCGTGCGTCGGCGATCGTCGAAGAGCGCTCGCCGCTGCTGATGTCGCTGCGCCCGGAGCAGACGCCGGAAGCGCTGGAGAAGATCCGCGCGATCCAGCGCATCGACGCAGGCCTCAGCCAGCAGACCCGTACCGGCATGGATCGTCTTACCGAGCGGCACGGCGATGCGCTCCAGCGCATCAAGTCGGTGAGCCTGTATCACGCGACGGGCATGCTCTAA